One genomic segment of Vagococcus intermedius includes these proteins:
- a CDS encoding YitT family protein: MKKNKNWILQNEVFMKLVVIVATGLLSAVSLNMFLIPANVFSAGLNGIAQLVSSVLEMYVGMSLNTGLLIFLLNIPVFILSWLKLGKSATVFSFLTVISMSVATMVIPQYVVTTNPLMNAIVGGVLVGVGAGFCLKLGFTTGGLDIIALVIAKTTGKSVGNMMFSMNLLIILLAGTIFSWESALYTIISIYCLTQVIDTIHTGSQKVTAFIISSKSGEVVEELKTTVTRGMTLLPSKGGFSNQESSVIMMVVSRYELFDLEKAVYTVDPNAFINIVPTQTVMGAYWNEDQQRAYLKEKAAQAQALSQEMH, translated from the coding sequence ATGAAAAAAAATAAAAATTGGATTTTGCAAAATGAAGTATTTATGAAATTAGTTGTAATCGTAGCCACAGGCTTGTTATCTGCGGTCTCCCTTAATATGTTTTTAATACCAGCCAATGTTTTTTCAGCCGGGCTTAATGGTATTGCTCAGCTGGTATCAAGCGTATTAGAAATGTATGTCGGGATGAGTTTAAACACCGGACTCCTGATTTTTCTATTGAATATCCCAGTATTTATTTTGAGCTGGTTAAAATTAGGGAAGTCAGCGACTGTTTTTAGCTTTTTAACAGTAATTTCGATGTCTGTAGCAACAATGGTGATTCCTCAATATGTTGTGACTACTAATCCATTAATGAATGCTATTGTTGGTGGTGTGTTAGTTGGAGTAGGAGCTGGTTTTTGTTTAAAACTTGGTTTTACAACAGGGGGCCTAGATATTATTGCTCTTGTTATTGCTAAAACGACAGGGAAATCTGTTGGAAATATGATGTTCTCAATGAATTTATTAATTATTTTATTAGCAGGAACTATTTTTAGTTGGGAAAGTGCGTTGTATACCATTATTTCCATTTATTGTCTAACACAAGTGATTGATACCATCCATACAGGTAGTCAAAAAGTAACAGCCTTTATTATCTCAAGTAAGTCAGGAGAAGTTGTGGAAGAACTTAAAACAACTGTAACACGTGGTATGACACTTTTACCTTCAAAAGGCGGGTTTTCTAACCAAGAAAGTAGCGTTATTATGATGGTAGTAAGCCGTTATGAATTGTTCGACTTAGAAAAAGCAGTTTATACGGTTGACCCAAATGCCTTTATTAATATCGTGCCGACTCAGACTGTCATGGGAGCTTACTGGAATGAAGATCAACAACGAGCTTACTTAAAAGAAAAAGCAGCTCAAGCCCAAGCCCTATCTCAGGAAATGCATTAA
- a CDS encoding YajQ family cyclic di-GMP-binding protein translates to MAKDASFDIVSEINLEDVKNAVQVAMKELTNRFDFKGSIANITIENGKLLVVAEDDFKIEQVKDILFSKLIKHGVPTKNIHFSDSQHALGGNARQYGELVSGIDRDNSKKLIKAIKDSKLKVKATIQDEQIRVSGKSRDDLQAVMALSKKLELPIDLQFTNFR, encoded by the coding sequence ATGGCAAAAGATGCAAGTTTTGATATTGTTTCAGAAATTAATCTTGAAGATGTTAAAAATGCAGTACAAGTTGCTATGAAAGAATTGACGAATCGTTTTGATTTTAAAGGGTCAATCGCTAACATAACAATTGAAAATGGTAAATTATTGGTCGTCGCTGAAGATGACTTTAAAATTGAACAGGTCAAAGATATTTTGTTTAGTAAACTTATTAAACACGGCGTCCCAACTAAAAATATTCACTTTAGTGACAGTCAACACGCCCTTGGCGGTAATGCTCGACAGTACGGTGAGCTAGTTAGTGGTATTGATCGTGATAATTCAAAAAAATTAATAAAAGCGATTAAAGATTCCAAATTAAAAGTTAAAGCGACAATCCAAGATGAGCAAATTCGCGTTTCAGGAAAAAGCAGAGATGATCTCCAAGCGGTTATGGCACTATCTAAAAAATTAGAGTTACCCATTGATTTACAATTTACAAATTTCCGTTAA
- a CDS encoding biotin transporter BioY has protein sequence MKKTPLKHLIFNAQAAILIAILAQFTLPLGPIPLTGQTFAVGLIATLLSPKNATQALLLYWLLGLIGLPVFAGGSSGLPVFLGPTGGYLLGFLLTTLITASLLHNNSITFFKASYANCLGALATLLVGTIWLKYQTSQPWDIAIKIGFYPFIIPGIIKAIGAGILGLTVKKRLEKAKIFLN, from the coding sequence ATGAAAAAAACACCACTAAAACATCTGATTTTTAATGCACAAGCAGCTATTTTAATTGCGATACTAGCTCAATTTACTTTGCCTTTGGGCCCTATTCCTTTAACTGGCCAAACTTTTGCCGTAGGGTTAATAGCTACCCTATTATCGCCTAAAAACGCTACACAAGCTCTTTTATTATACTGGTTATTAGGTTTAATTGGTCTGCCAGTCTTTGCTGGTGGCTCAAGTGGCTTGCCTGTCTTTTTAGGCCCTACCGGAGGGTATCTATTAGGATTTTTATTAACAACACTGATTACAGCCAGCCTACTACATAATAATTCTATAACCTTTTTCAAAGCTAGTTACGCTAATTGTTTGGGTGCCTTAGCGACTTTATTAGTTGGCACAATTTGGTTAAAGTATCAAACATCACAGCCTTGGGATATAGCCATTAAAATAGGTTTTTACCCTTTTATTATACCGGGAATTATAAAAGCAATTGGAGCGGGCATTTTAGGCCTAACCGTGAAAAAACGTCTTGAAAAAGCTAAAATTTTTTTAAATTAG
- a CDS encoding nitroreductase family protein, whose protein sequence is MTTHIYKNNDFSAIMKGRRSIRKYDTTVKISQSEMTAILKDTITAPSSINMQPWRFVVISSPEGKEKLKPLVKFNATQNDTSAAMILIFGDLNNFDNADKILSQAVAEGLMPEEVKKRQLEMFTPIYNNMSKEKLKDIVLIDAGLVAMQFMLTARAYGYDTNPIGGFDHDNLAQTFGLDSDRYLPVMIISIGKADEDGYSSVRLPVDDVTTWV, encoded by the coding sequence ATGACAACACATATCTATAAAAATAATGATTTTTCAGCTATTATGAAGGGACGCCGCTCAATTAGAAAGTATGATACGACTGTCAAAATTAGCCAAAGCGAAATGACAGCTATCTTAAAAGATACTATTACTGCCCCCTCTTCTATTAACATGCAGCCTTGGCGTTTTGTCGTTATTTCCAGCCCTGAAGGCAAAGAGAAATTAAAACCATTGGTTAAATTTAATGCAACTCAAAATGATACTTCCGCTGCGATGATTTTAATTTTTGGAGACTTAAATAATTTTGATAATGCAGACAAAATTTTATCTCAAGCTGTTGCAGAAGGATTGATGCCAGAAGAAGTGAAAAAACGTCAGCTAGAGATGTTTACTCCCATTTATAATAATATGTCAAAAGAAAAACTAAAGGATATTGTCTTAATAGACGCTGGGCTAGTTGCGATGCAATTTATGCTAACTGCTAGAGCTTACGGTTACGATACCAACCCAATTGGTGGTTTTGATCACGATAACTTGGCTCAGACTTTTGGTTTAGATTCTGACCGTTACCTACCAGTGATGATTATCAGTATTGGTAAAGCAGACGAAGATGGGTATTCTTCTGTCCGTTTACCTGTAGATGATGTCACTACTTGGGTTTAA
- a CDS encoding TerC family protein, whose protein sequence is MDVLIKLYQPFFDKANWLDFLGSSSSWVLLLTLVVMECLLSVDNAVVLAAQTKTLDDPKDRKKALTYGLWGAYIFRFIAIGLGTFLIHLWQIKVLGALYLVYLAYKHFFGRNKEQLDQHETSSKKRGFWQTVISIELMDIAFSVDAVLASLAVSDNPVVILLGGFVGILCMRGIAQIIASWMDKIPELEGMAYFLIFFIGIKLFLSIPMIDIEIPTMLFALVVFLSFVVTIAINKYRNRSRETI, encoded by the coding sequence TTGGACGTATTAATTAAGTTGTATCAACCGTTCTTTGATAAGGCGAATTGGTTGGATTTTCTAGGATCATCAAGTTCTTGGGTACTATTATTAACGTTAGTAGTAATGGAGTGCTTGTTGTCAGTTGACAATGCTGTAGTACTTGCCGCTCAAACAAAAACCTTAGATGACCCTAAAGATCGAAAAAAAGCATTGACGTATGGCTTATGGGGAGCTTATATTTTTAGATTTATTGCGATAGGATTAGGGACATTTTTAATTCATTTATGGCAAATAAAAGTATTGGGTGCACTCTACTTAGTTTATTTAGCTTATAAGCACTTTTTTGGCAGAAATAAGGAGCAGCTAGATCAACATGAAACATCAAGCAAAAAACGTGGTTTTTGGCAGACCGTTATTTCAATTGAACTAATGGACATTGCCTTTTCAGTAGATGCCGTTTTAGCATCTTTAGCAGTATCAGATAATCCTGTAGTCATTTTACTAGGAGGGTTTGTTGGTATCCTATGCATGCGTGGTATCGCACAAATTATAGCAAGCTGGATGGATAAAATTCCAGAATTAGAAGGCATGGCTTACTTCTTGATCTTCTTTATTGGTATCAAACTATTTTTATCAATCCCTATGATTGATATTGAAATACCAACAATGTTATTTGCTTTAGTAGTTTTCTTATCCTTTGTTGTAACAATTGCTATTAATAAATATCGCAATCGTAGCCGAGAAACTATCTAA
- a CDS encoding linear amide C-N hydrolase yields the protein MCTGIGFVTKDGQVTFGRTQEYALPLPVQAAIIPRKFVSKSQLLSPITFKYATLAVVMDGKMADMNLRDKMSKEMPDLKNILSETSETELIMDGVNEKGLAGGSFYFGNGYNKYAELETIQKLNKTPLRGEEVVTYVLANYSSVQDIKEHINQDVQVANVKNLLGDAQPQHYVFYDQSGASISVEPDHYDGFTITDNKVKVFTNTPHFDWHLKNLQNYTGLSCYATPTRNIGEQEVFSGGLGSGLTGLPGDFTPQSRFVRAAILRDLMVVPENVEEALHHTYNLLNQFDIPYGAIRKTSPFNPEEETIQYTQYTSAYGLNPEKLILTIKTFEDNQISRLEMTPDLFEGEKVLRAAVSRKESYHFLKIGV from the coding sequence ATGTGTACAGGTATTGGTTTCGTTACAAAAGATGGACAGGTGACGTTTGGTAGAACGCAAGAATACGCTTTACCTTTACCAGTTCAAGCAGCAATTATCCCCAGAAAATTTGTGTCTAAATCACAGCTACTAAGCCCAATTACTTTTAAGTATGCGACTCTCGCAGTCGTAATGGATGGGAAAATGGCGGATATGAATCTTCGCGATAAAATGTCCAAGGAAATGCCTGATTTGAAAAATATCTTATCAGAAACAAGTGAAACCGAACTAATTATGGACGGTGTCAACGAAAAAGGTTTAGCAGGTGGCTCCTTTTATTTTGGCAATGGCTACAATAAATACGCCGAATTAGAAACGATTCAAAAATTGAACAAAACGCCACTACGTGGTGAAGAAGTTGTGACCTACGTTTTAGCTAATTATTCGTCTGTTCAAGATATTAAAGAACATATCAATCAAGATGTTCAAGTTGCTAATGTTAAGAACTTATTAGGAGATGCTCAGCCCCAGCACTATGTCTTTTATGATCAAAGTGGGGCCTCGATTTCAGTTGAACCAGATCATTATGACGGTTTTACCATCACAGATAATAAAGTTAAAGTATTTACTAATACGCCTCACTTTGATTGGCATTTAAAGAACTTACAAAATTATACTGGACTGAGTTGTTATGCAACTCCTACTCGTAATATTGGAGAGCAAGAAGTATTTTCAGGAGGACTTGGAAGTGGTTTAACGGGATTACCTGGAGACTTTACACCCCAGTCACGTTTTGTCAGAGCCGCTATTTTACGTGATTTGATGGTAGTACCAGAAAATGTTGAAGAGGCATTGCATCATACGTATAATTTATTAAATCAATTTGATATACCTTACGGTGCAATTCGTAAAACGAGTCCCTTTAATCCTGAAGAGGAAACTATTCAATATACCCAATACACTTCAGCTTATGGCTTAAATCCAGAAAAATTAATTTTGACAATTAAAACGTTTGAAGACAATCAAATTTCTAGATTGGAAATGACTCCGGATCTATTTGAGGGTGAAAAAGTTTTAAGAGCAGCTGTTTCTAGAAAGGAATCGTATCATTTTTTAAAAATAGGAGTGTAA
- a CDS encoding helix-turn-helix domain-containing protein — translation MFSIFLKQNERYSLKILIFIANKSHFTASDIQSLLKVSASSVHRLIKNLNSELIVLSNHSIRITKKDKIFYLFYNHSSFSLTQLIELLMKQFLEKSITFTILTSVISNNHIPVVKLAQKINISTSYLYNCLTDINKKLAPYHVQLILKHQKIKLVGDEATLVIFLFLVSESLTRFTILDNKNALYHQQTFQTTSHNLNETQHDTLSQLLSIARTRHAFQKNLIIKNHDIFEILNNIVTENNLLVRYSHLFEEQSDSLLFYNLFERLIILTSESYDQRLTRGYQLYQIKNNELIRLAKKIIRYFQTNALAYPKSISADNFFETFYYICLFSSCIDLLSMDYIYQFRYRDRQQLFEEESRYYSQTEQHIQQVVRSIISSYSKWDIKQKDAYTVCISRILHTNFSPPVVAKVSIFLHFPESIYTEQAVKKQLNFYFSNTFINYETDISKADIVISDRFMTLPVDISFFLFYDIKSPFLWEKLFIRLTTYLNQAITRFPDHA, via the coding sequence ATGTTTTCAATTTTCCTTAAACAAAATGAACGTTATAGTTTAAAAATTTTGATTTTTATTGCTAATAAGTCTCATTTTACGGCTTCGGATATCCAAAGTCTTTTGAAAGTATCCGCTAGTTCTGTTCACCGACTAATCAAAAATCTCAATAGTGAGTTAATAGTCTTAAGTAATCACTCTATTAGAATTACTAAAAAAGATAAAATTTTTTATCTTTTTTATAATCATTCATCATTTTCCTTAACTCAGTTAATTGAATTACTGATGAAACAATTTTTAGAAAAATCGATTACATTTACCATTTTGACTAGCGTCATTTCAAATAACCATATCCCAGTCGTAAAATTAGCACAAAAAATAAATATTTCAACTAGTTACCTTTATAACTGCCTAACTGATATTAATAAAAAACTAGCACCCTACCACGTCCAACTGATCCTTAAGCATCAGAAAATAAAGCTAGTTGGGGATGAAGCTACACTAGTGATTTTTTTATTTTTGGTTAGTGAGTCGTTGACTCGTTTTACTATTTTAGACAATAAAAATGCTTTGTATCACCAACAAACCTTTCAAACTACTTCTCATAATTTAAATGAAACACAGCACGATACCCTATCTCAACTCCTATCCATCGCCCGTACGCGACACGCTTTTCAAAAAAACCTAATTATAAAAAATCATGACATTTTTGAAATATTAAACAACATTGTAACTGAAAATAATTTACTAGTTAGGTATTCGCATTTATTTGAGGAACAATCTGACAGTCTTTTATTTTACAATTTATTTGAAAGGTTAATTATTCTCACGAGTGAATCATATGACCAGCGACTGACTAGAGGCTATCAACTTTATCAAATCAAGAACAATGAACTAATTCGTCTAGCTAAAAAAATAATCCGTTATTTTCAAACAAATGCGTTGGCTTACCCTAAATCAATCTCAGCAGATAACTTTTTTGAAACCTTTTATTATATTTGTCTGTTTTCTTCTTGTATAGACTTACTATCAATGGACTATATTTATCAATTTAGATACCGAGATAGACAACAATTATTTGAAGAAGAGAGTCGGTACTACTCCCAGACAGAACAACATATTCAACAAGTTGTCCGTTCTATTATTTCATCATATTCTAAGTGGGATATCAAACAGAAAGATGCTTATACCGTTTGCATCTCTCGTATTTTACATACTAATTTCTCACCGCCTGTTGTTGCAAAAGTGTCTATATTTTTACACTTTCCAGAGTCTATCTATACTGAACAAGCAGTGAAAAAACAGTTAAATTTTTATTTTTCAAATACCTTTATTAACTATGAGACTGATATTAGCAAGGCGGATATTGTGATTAGTGATCGTTTTATGACTCTACCTGTTGATATCTCATTTTTTCTATTTTATGATATTAAATCGCCTTTCTTATGGGAGAAGTTATTTATCAGACTGACGACTTATTTAAATCAGGCAATCACACGATTCCCTGATCACGCATAG
- the gdhA gene encoding NADP-specific glutamate dehydrogenase gives MTFDITRFMEKVVSKNAGEVEFHQAVREVIESLAPYLKENPTWLEDKLLERLVEPERVITFRVPWIDDEDTVQINRGWRVEFNSAIGPYKGGLRFSPHVTLGTLKFLAFEQIFKNSLTSLPLGGGKGGADFDSTGKSDREIMRFCHSYMTELYRHIGEHTDIPAGDLGVNKREIGYLFGQYKKITNEFTGVLTGKGMEWGGSYFRPEATGYGVAYFLDNMLRKAGSELKGKRVSVSGYGNVGSFLIEKITELGGTVVTISDKKGYVYDEQGIRGDKIEFVKNLWCRDHLPVEAYAKRYNLPYILGRKPWEVAVDIAIPSACQNELTEEDAKQLLSNGIICVCEASNMPVTKEAFDLLKQHDILFGPAKAANAGGVAVSGLEMTQNSLRYSWKPIEVDQELKQIMRNIHDKCVEFGTVDNKIDYAVGANIAGFLKVAQAMRDQGIV, from the coding sequence ATGACATTTGATATAACAAGATTTATGGAAAAAGTCGTTTCTAAAAATGCGGGAGAAGTTGAATTTCATCAAGCTGTTCGTGAGGTAATAGAGTCTTTAGCTCCTTATCTCAAAGAGAATCCTACATGGTTAGAAGATAAATTGTTAGAACGTTTGGTTGAACCAGAAAGAGTGATTACTTTTCGTGTTCCTTGGATTGATGATGAGGATACTGTTCAAATTAATCGAGGATGGCGTGTGGAATTTAACAGCGCTATTGGGCCATATAAAGGTGGGTTACGATTTTCACCACATGTCACCCTAGGTACTTTAAAATTTCTAGCATTTGAGCAGATATTTAAAAATAGTTTGACATCGCTACCTTTAGGTGGTGGCAAAGGAGGAGCTGATTTTGATAGTACTGGAAAATCAGACAGAGAGATTATGCGTTTTTGCCACTCTTATATGACAGAGCTATATCGTCATATTGGCGAACATACGGATATACCTGCAGGTGATTTAGGTGTTAATAAACGTGAAATTGGGTATCTATTTGGACAATATAAGAAAATAACTAATGAGTTTACAGGCGTTTTAACAGGTAAAGGAATGGAATGGGGCGGTAGTTATTTCAGACCTGAAGCGACAGGATATGGCGTTGCTTATTTTTTAGATAATATGCTTAGAAAAGCAGGTAGTGAGCTGAAAGGAAAACGGGTATCCGTATCTGGTTATGGAAATGTTGGCTCATTTTTAATTGAAAAAATAACAGAGTTAGGTGGAACAGTAGTCACTATATCAGACAAGAAAGGGTACGTATATGATGAACAGGGAATTAGGGGCGATAAAATTGAGTTTGTTAAAAATTTATGGTGCCGTGACCATTTACCAGTTGAAGCGTATGCTAAACGTTATAATCTCCCTTATATTCTTGGGCGAAAACCTTGGGAAGTCGCAGTTGATATTGCGATCCCTTCAGCTTGTCAAAATGAATTGACGGAAGAAGATGCTAAGCAATTACTAAGTAATGGAATCATTTGTGTTTGCGAAGCTAGTAATATGCCAGTTACTAAAGAAGCTTTTGACTTGTTAAAGCAACATGATATTTTATTTGGTCCGGCTAAAGCAGCTAATGCCGGAGGTGTGGCTGTTTCTGGTTTAGAGATGACTCAAAATAGTCTGCGTTATTCATGGAAACCAATCGAGGTAGATCAAGAACTTAAACAAATAATGAGAAATATCCATGATAAATGCGTCGAATTTGGGACTGTTGATAATAAGATAGATTATGCTGTTGGTGCGAATATTGCCGGATTCCTCAAAGTAGCGCAAGCTATGCGTGATCAGGGAATCGTGTGA
- a CDS encoding CoA-acylating methylmalonate-semialdehyde dehydrogenase has product MSAIKKFSHYIDGKWITPKGYEGELIVNPATEEVIGELVYGTKDETRLAISVAKETFKKWSQVSIPKRGRYLFELHHLLLENKEVLANLITLENGKSFSESMGEVQRGIENVEHAASIVNLMMGDSLANAASDIEVTNYRYPLGVVGCITPFNFPMMVPFWLFPMAIATGNTVVLKPSEKTPLLIEKMMTLIEKTGIPNGVVNVVNGSHEVVNELLENPEIKAVSFVGSKKAGEYVYKKATANLKRVQVMAGANNHVIILKDANLDKAVFELINASFGSAGERCMAAAVIAVENDIADLFVAKYTSAAKKLVLGNGLKEGVFLGPVIRKEAKERIFAAIQTGVEEGASLLLDGRKKGLNTSGYFIGPTIFDHVTSSMSIWEQELFAPIACITRINSLKEGVDLANSSEFANGACLFTNNTSAVRYFREKIDAGMLGINLGVPAPLAWFAFSGWKNSFFGDLHANGKDAVEFYTHRKVMTARYAEDDL; this is encoded by the coding sequence TTGTCAGCGATTAAAAAATTTTCACATTACATTGACGGGAAATGGATTACACCCAAGGGATACGAAGGAGAACTAATCGTCAATCCAGCAACCGAAGAAGTGATAGGTGAATTAGTTTATGGAACAAAAGATGAGACCAGACTGGCCATATCAGTAGCTAAAGAGACCTTTAAAAAATGGTCACAAGTGAGTATCCCGAAAAGGGGTCGTTATTTATTTGAGTTACATCATCTGTTGCTTGAAAATAAAGAAGTTTTAGCAAACTTAATCACGTTAGAAAATGGTAAATCTTTCAGTGAGTCTATGGGAGAGGTACAAAGAGGGATTGAAAATGTTGAGCATGCAGCTAGTATTGTTAACTTAATGATGGGGGATTCTTTAGCAAATGCCGCTTCAGATATTGAAGTAACTAACTATCGTTACCCATTAGGCGTTGTTGGTTGTATAACCCCCTTTAACTTTCCTATGATGGTGCCATTTTGGTTATTTCCAATGGCAATAGCAACGGGGAATACCGTCGTATTAAAACCTTCAGAAAAAACACCACTTTTAATTGAAAAAATGATGACACTAATTGAAAAAACTGGTATTCCAAACGGAGTCGTTAATGTTGTTAATGGTAGCCACGAGGTGGTAAATGAACTTTTAGAAAACCCGGAAATAAAAGCGGTTTCATTTGTGGGGTCGAAAAAAGCCGGAGAGTATGTTTATAAAAAAGCGACAGCTAATTTAAAAAGAGTTCAAGTTATGGCAGGCGCGAATAATCACGTTATTATTTTAAAAGATGCAAACTTGGACAAAGCCGTTTTTGAATTAATAAATGCTAGTTTTGGCTCAGCTGGAGAGCGTTGTATGGCGGCAGCTGTAATTGCCGTTGAAAATGACATTGCAGATCTTTTTGTTGCAAAATACACGTCAGCGGCTAAAAAGCTTGTTTTAGGTAATGGTCTTAAAGAAGGGGTATTTTTAGGTCCAGTGATTCGGAAAGAAGCCAAAGAAAGAATCTTTGCAGCTATCCAAACAGGGGTAGAGGAAGGTGCATCCTTATTATTAGACGGAAGGAAAAAAGGCTTAAATACGAGCGGTTATTTTATTGGACCAACTATCTTTGATCATGTCACCTCAAGTATGTCAATTTGGGAACAGGAGCTATTTGCCCCGATTGCCTGTATTACACGCATCAACTCTTTGAAAGAAGGAGTTGATCTAGCAAATAGCTCGGAATTTGCGAATGGCGCGTGCCTCTTTACAAATAACACCTCAGCTGTTCGTTATTTTAGAGAAAAAATCGATGCGGGAATGTTAGGAATCAACTTAGGTGTTCCAGCTCCATTAGCTTGGTTTGCCTTTTCAGGTTGGAAAAATTCATTTTTTGGTGATTTACATGCTAACGGTAAAGATGCTGTTGAATTTTATACGCATCGCAAAGTAATGACTGCTCGCTATGCAGAAGATGATTTATAA
- a CDS encoding aminotransferase class III-fold pyridoxal phosphate-dependent enzyme encodes MSDNKIEEIQELDQSRVLQSWSRQKNKRNNIIIKSQGVKFTDQKGREYYDMSSQLVYANLGHKHPKMLEAFNQLSGLEIVATGFASSSKSELAEKIIDVAPSNMKKVYFTMAGAEANEHAIKIARMVTGKHKILSRYRSYHGSTFGAGNLSGESRRFQVEPGLPGFIKFKTPYLYREKLTFSDELDYTNYLLSELDKQIQFEGPEDIAAIFIEPIPGSNGVLLPPEGYLTGLSTLCKRYDILLICDEVMSGFGRTGKWFAVDHFNVQPDIITFAKGVTAGYLPLGGVIVSDRIAEYFDENVLMTGSTYSGHAMACHMGCAALNVYHQEEIISHVQEMESVINSRLEKLKEYKYVGDVRNIGLFSAIELVKDKQTKEPIIDYGQDYGKDLQGHMSTLLACLLDKGFYTYSHESCIFISPPLTITKEEIDSAFDLLELGLTQFILDHPSLT; translated from the coding sequence ATGTCGGATAATAAAATCGAAGAAATTCAAGAGTTAGATCAATCAAGAGTATTACAATCATGGAGTAGACAAAAAAACAAACGAAACAATATCATTATTAAATCACAGGGTGTCAAGTTTACAGATCAAAAAGGACGAGAGTATTATGACATGTCTTCTCAGTTAGTTTATGCTAATTTAGGACATAAGCATCCAAAAATGTTGGAAGCATTCAACCAACTTTCTGGCTTAGAAATTGTTGCAACTGGCTTTGCATCCAGTAGTAAGTCAGAATTAGCTGAGAAAATTATTGACGTGGCTCCAAGTAATATGAAAAAAGTTTATTTTACAATGGCTGGAGCTGAAGCAAATGAACATGCTATTAAAATCGCTCGTATGGTAACAGGCAAACATAAAATTTTATCACGTTATCGTTCCTATCATGGTAGTACGTTTGGTGCAGGGAATTTATCAGGTGAGAGTCGCCGGTTTCAGGTAGAGCCAGGCTTACCAGGATTTATAAAATTTAAAACACCGTATCTTTATCGAGAAAAGCTAACATTTTCAGATGAATTAGATTATACCAATTATTTATTAAGTGAGTTGGACAAACAAATTCAATTTGAAGGCCCAGAAGACATAGCTGCTATTTTTATCGAACCGATCCCAGGTAGCAATGGCGTTTTATTACCGCCAGAAGGGTATTTAACCGGACTTTCAACCTTATGCAAACGCTACGATATTTTATTGATTTGCGATGAAGTGATGTCTGGGTTTGGCAGAACAGGAAAATGGTTTGCAGTGGATCATTTTAATGTTCAACCTGATATTATTACCTTTGCTAAGGGTGTTACCGCTGGTTACTTACCTTTAGGAGGAGTGATTGTATCAGATAGAATAGCTGAGTATTTTGATGAGAATGTCCTTATGACAGGTTCTACTTATAGTGGGCATGCAATGGCTTGTCATATGGGCTGTGCTGCTTTAAATGTCTACCATCAAGAAGAGATTATCAGCCATGTGCAAGAGATGGAATCAGTTATTAATAGTCGCTTAGAAAAGTTAAAAGAATATAAGTATGTTGGAGATGTTAGAAACATTGGATTATTTTCAGCGATAGAATTAGTTAAAGATAAGCAAACAAAGGAGCCTATCATCGATTATGGTCAAGATTACGGCAAAGATTTACAGGGACATATGTCAACCTTATTAGCTTGTTTGTTAGACAAAGGTTTTTATACTTATTCTCACGAGTCTTGTATTTTTATTTCTCCGCCACTAACGATTACTAAAGAAGAAATTGATAGTGCTTTCGATTTGTTGGAATTAGGGTTGACCCAATTTATTTTAGATCATCCGAGCTTAACTTAA